In Microvirga sp. 17 mud 1-3, the genomic window GCCAGCGGCCCTGCCCCATGTGCACCAACCTGCTCGATGCGCTGGAAGGGAATGCCGCCGATATCGGGCAGCGGATGGCGCTCGTGGTCGTCGCGCGCTCACCCATCGAGCGACTGGCTGCGTGGAAGCGGGAACGCGGCTGGAAGAACCTGCGGCTCTATACGGATCTCGACGGCAACTATTCCCGCGACTATCACGGCGTGCTGCCGGACGGGTCGGAGGTCCCGAGCCTGAACGTCTTCACCCGGCGAGACGGGCCCCCCCGTCATTTCTGGAGCGGCGAGATGACCGGCGAGACCGCCGATCCCGGTCAGGATCCCCGCGGCGCGCCTGATCTTGCGCCCCTCTGGACCGTGCTCGACATGACGCCGGAGGGACGCGGGACGGATTGGTATCCGAAGCTCGAATACGACCGCTGAAACTGACCGGGGTTGCGGCGTCCCTGCGGCCGCCGCTCCCTCGCGCTTTTCCTCAATTCAGGCTAAATAGCCTGTATGACCGTTCACGCCACGTCTCCCCAGTTCAAGCAGAACGCCGCCCGGGCCCTGGCCGATACGCAGTTGCAGAAGGCGCTCGGCAACGTGAAGCAGGGCTTCATCGACAAGCGCCAGGCCGCCACCGAGAAGCTTCCCGAATTCGAGGCCCTGCGCGACACCGCGCGGGACATCAAGAACCACACGC contains:
- a CDS encoding DUF899 family protein; amino-acid sequence: MTDGLIPAAELARRSQVRFPNESAEYRAARTALLAEEIALRRHIERVAALRRALPPGGEVGGNYRFQGEDGPASFADLFGDRQSLAVYSYMFGPQRQRPCPMCTNLLDALEGNAADIGQRMALVVVARSPIERLAAWKRERGWKNLRLYTDLDGNYSRDYHGVLPDGSEVPSLNVFTRRDGPPRHFWSGEMTGETADPGQDPRGAPDLAPLWTVLDMTPEGRGTDWYPKLEYDR